A region from the Spirochaetota bacterium genome encodes:
- a CDS encoding efflux RND transporter permease subunit, producing MEKLIKFSIEHFVIITILVIALIFFGILSLYSLRQEMFPDIFLPSLLIITTYPGASSIDVEKDVTSPIEDALSTLSGIDSIQSSSFDSLSLIEISFNWGVDIDKKFPEVREKLNSVANDLPEGISGIPEILKMDPSKLPIVTAILKSSLNKEELTEFFEKQIRSRIARIEGVSEIILHGGEKKKLIITVKKDLINSKNISILDIFQILKYYNISFPGGIVTFQGKDINIRSFGEFKSISDIENLVVGYFDKTFIRLKDVAKIELSIPKPDEYTSSLGEQVIVIDIMKQQGKDTLKTTQNIIKQFKDIENIYGGIIRFQVISNQGWDIKKSINTVRDSAVMGGFLAILILFLFLRNLRATLVVSFSIPLSLLFAFIGMKLTGRSINLMTLSGLTVGIGMVVDASIVVLENIDTKIKENLNYKEAAFLGTKEVAGAVLASTTTSLAVFIPMIFIKGIAGLVLKDIALTISLALAGSLIVAIIFVPYAVSYFFPEKKIKNFYNKNFNDRKKYALSQFLTKTKDIFIKFSNTIEKLLSKLINFYKNILSFALSERKFVITIAVVLLIISLITLDIIGFEFLSESDMSEIEVKISTPVGYSLEKTRKKVLIFEKIIKEYINEIESTYFLIGRGDFFGISSKSNIAYGKIRLVPVEKRKRSVFEIIKFLQKKAEATIPDFNISISNGGLGSLASIALGGKGFMIEVYGTNFDSIYKSAKMVEQILANDKSVLQTNLSVSFDSIELLSEMKLDFMGNLGVSPYEAAIASRIYFYGMNAGKFRLNDKVFPIFLKSDISDQKITSNILNEIFLKSKSGNFVPFSSFAKLNLKPSVSLINHRNRLKSIVVTAYLSNPDLRGIEKRIKPILKNIVFPLGVNWEIIGSAKEIKTSFQSLFVVLLIGIFLVYMVMVIQFERFSHPFIILVSIPFMLIGATLGILIGKTTLSIVSFLGLITLAGTVVNNAIVLIDFIELNRKYYKKSLKDAVINAGSSRLRPILMTSLTTILGVLPMALGIGEGANVYRPLGLVIAAGLLTSTLITLVIVPLIYYIFESKKEYKK from the coding sequence ATGGAAAAATTAATTAAGTTTTCGATAGAACATTTTGTTATAATAACTATTTTAGTAATAGCTTTAATTTTTTTTGGTATATTATCTTTATATTCTTTAAGACAAGAAATGTTTCCTGATATTTTTTTACCTTCTCTTTTAATTATAACTACTTATCCAGGAGCAAGTTCTATTGATGTTGAAAAAGATGTAACAAGCCCGATTGAAGATGCTTTATCTACATTATCTGGGATTGATTCTATACAATCAAGTTCTTTTGATTCCCTGTCCTTAATTGAAATTAGTTTTAATTGGGGAGTAGATATTGATAAGAAATTTCCTGAGGTAAGAGAAAAACTTAATAGCGTTGCTAATGACTTGCCAGAAGGTATTTCTGGTATTCCAGAAATTCTTAAAATGGATCCTAGTAAATTACCTATAGTAACTGCTATTCTTAAAAGTTCTTTAAATAAAGAGGAATTAACTGAATTTTTTGAAAAGCAGATAAGAAGTAGAATTGCTAGAATAGAAGGGGTTTCAGAGATAATACTTCATGGTGGAGAGAAAAAAAAATTAATAATTACAGTTAAAAAAGATCTAATAAATTCAAAAAATATTTCAATCTTAGATATTTTCCAAATATTAAAATATTATAATATTTCATTTCCAGGTGGAATTGTTACCTTTCAAGGTAAAGATATTAATATAAGGAGTTTTGGGGAATTTAAGTCTATATCAGATATAGAAAATCTTGTTGTTGGATATTTTGATAAAACATTTATAAGACTTAAAGATGTAGCTAAAATAGAACTTTCTATTCCAAAGCCTGATGAGTATACATCTTCTCTAGGCGAACAGGTTATTGTTATAGATATAATGAAACAACAAGGTAAAGATACTTTAAAAACAACTCAGAATATAATAAAACAATTTAAAGACATTGAAAATATTTATGGAGGTATTATAAGATTTCAAGTTATTTCAAATCAAGGATGGGACATAAAAAAGTCTATTAATACTGTTCGAGATTCTGCTGTTATGGGAGGCTTTTTAGCAATTTTAATATTATTTTTGTTTTTGAGAAATTTAAGGGCAACATTAGTTGTATCTTTTTCAATTCCTCTTTCTTTATTATTTGCTTTTATTGGAATGAAATTAACTGGAAGATCTATAAATTTAATGACATTAAGTGGTTTAACTGTTGGAATTGGAATGGTTGTAGATGCTTCAATAGTTGTTTTAGAAAATATAGATACAAAAATTAAAGAAAATTTAAATTATAAAGAAGCTGCATTTTTAGGAACTAAGGAGGTTGCAGGAGCAGTTTTAGCTTCTACTACAACATCTCTTGCTGTATTTATTCCTATGATTTTTATAAAAGGTATAGCAGGTCTTGTATTAAAAGATATTGCTTTAACAATATCTTTAGCTTTAGCTGGTTCTTTGATTGTAGCAATAATTTTTGTGCCATATGCAGTTTCTTATTTTTTTCCTGAAAAAAAAATAAAAAATTTTTACAACAAAAATTTTAATGATAGAAAAAAATATGCTTTGAGTCAGTTTCTTACTAAAACTAAAGACATTTTTATTAAATTTTCAAATACTATTGAAAAACTATTAAGTAAATTAATTAACTTTTATAAAAATATATTGTCTTTTGCTTTATCTGAGAGAAAATTTGTAATAACAATAGCTGTTGTTTTACTTATAATATCTTTAATAACTCTTGATATTATTGGATTTGAATTTTTAAGTGAATCAGATATGAGTGAAATTGAAGTAAAAATATCAACTCCTGTAGGATACTCTCTTGAAAAAACAAGGAAAAAAGTCTTAATATTTGAAAAAATAATAAAGGAATATATTAATGAAATAGAGTCTACTTATTTTTTAATAGGTAGGGGTGATTTTTTTGGAATAAGTTCAAAGTCTAATATTGCTTATGGTAAGATAAGATTGGTTCCTGTGGAAAAGAGAAAAAGGTCTGTTTTTGAAATTATTAAATTTTTACAAAAAAAGGCAGAAGCAACAATTCCTGATTTTAATATTTCTATTTCTAATGGGGGCTTAGGTTCTCTTGCTTCAATTGCTCTAGGTGGAAAAGGTTTTATGATTGAAGTTTATGGTACAAATTTTGATTCTATTTATAAATCAGCTAAAATGGTAGAGCAGATACTTGCAAATGATAAATCTGTTTTGCAAACTAATCTTTCTGTATCTTTTGATTCAATAGAACTTCTTTCAGAGATGAAATTAGATTTTATGGGTAATTTAGGGGTGTCTCCATATGAAGCAGCAATAGCATCAAGAATATATTTTTATGGAATGAATGCTGGTAAATTTAGGTTGAATGATAAAGTATTTCCTATATTTTTAAAATCTGATATTTCTGATCAAAAAATAACTTCAAATATTTTAAATGAAATTTTTCTTAAATCAAAAAGTGGAAATTTTGTTCCTTTTTCAAGTTTTGCAAAATTAAATTTAAAACCATCTGTTTCTTTGATTAATCATAGAAATAGGTTAAAATCAATAGTTGTTACAGCTTATTTATCTAATCCAGATTTGAGAGGCATAGAAAAAAGGATAAAACCTATATTAAAAAATATTGTTTTTCCATTAGGGGTTAATTGGGAAATTATTGGAAGTGCAAAAGAGATTAAAACATCTTTCCAATCATTATTTGTTGTTTTATTAATAGGTATTTTTTTAGTTTATATGGTAATGGTAATACAATTTGAAAGATTTTCTCATCCATTTATTATTTTAGTATCAATTCCATTTATGCTTATTGGTGCTACACTTGGTATATTAATTGGGAAAACAACTTTATCAATAGTTTCTTTTTTAGGTTTGATAACTCTTGCAGGGACAGTAGTTAATAATGCTATAGTTTTAATAGACTTTATAGAATTGAATAGAAAATATTATAAAAAATCATTAAAAGATGCAGTTATAAATGCAGGAAGTAGCAGATTGAGACCTATTTTGATGACTTCCTTAACTACTATTCTAGGAGTTTTACCTATGGCTTTAGGTATTGGAGAAGGAGCAAATGTATATAGGCCACTGGGTCTTGTGATTGCTGCAGGATTGCTAACTTCAACATTAATAACTTTGGTTATTGTTCCTCTAATATATTATATTTTTGAAAGTAAAAAAGAGTATAAAAAGTAG
- a CDS encoding TolC family protein: MINFIKKIFLNFIKISIFFILFIYFSIFCLSDEVYKFDLQKLINYALNNNIEIKNIDLDIKKAEYDLLIAKAKKYPSISLTVSMSYLSNPIGPISINAGQFGSFLYSGGEILIPPQDTIIYKGMEKTLYQFKLIIDQAIFTWGKIDNSIKIYELLVESAKLKKLEKINEVKTKIKSYYHLIYLMDKVLFYFDEQGKLIERIINLSKKNYENGFITYSEFLQILINQKEFEYNYVKIRNEREKILLELKSVLNYDKDLNIIIDFTELDRKFNINDIESFFYKLPENYKILSIQNSLQLKQLEIFKKIVQLQYEIIKSSSYFKPDLGLRVEISYNGPRIPLVEIGWYTSNDFNITISLGISMLIYDAGTLDYKIKQARNEIEKVIGQLEYSNQYIINFLESLIYKLEINKMKIYYYFSKIIADIELIKSKEFAFQQGELNEIDFLKYKMALCLDNISFYLELMDYYLNYFNLEAFLYIEN; this comes from the coding sequence ATGATAAATTTTATAAAAAAAATTTTTTTAAATTTTATAAAAATATCTATATTTTTTATTTTATTTATTTATTTTTCTATATTTTGTTTATCTGATGAAGTATATAAATTTGATTTGCAAAAACTTATTAATTATGCATTAAATAATAATATAGAAATAAAAAATATAGATTTAGATATTAAAAAAGCAGAATATGATCTTTTAATAGCAAAAGCAAAAAAATATCCATCTATTTCTTTAACAGTTAGTATGAGTTATTTATCTAATCCAATAGGTCCTATTTCAATAAATGCAGGGCAATTTGGATCATTTTTATATTCAGGGGGTGAAATATTAATTCCTCCTCAAGATACAATTATTTATAAAGGTATGGAGAAGACACTTTATCAATTTAAATTAATTATTGACCAAGCTATTTTTACTTGGGGAAAGATTGATAATTCTATAAAGATTTATGAACTTTTAGTCGAATCAGCTAAATTGAAGAAGTTAGAAAAAATAAATGAGGTTAAAACAAAAATTAAATCATATTATCATTTAATTTATTTAATGGATAAAGTACTTTTTTATTTTGATGAACAAGGAAAATTAATTGAAAGAATAATAAATTTATCAAAAAAAAATTATGAAAATGGTTTTATAACATACTCTGAATTTCTTCAAATTTTAATTAATCAAAAAGAATTTGAATATAACTATGTTAAAATAAGAAATGAAAGAGAAAAGATTTTATTAGAATTAAAAAGTGTATTAAATTATGATAAAGATTTAAATATAATTATTGATTTTACAGAACTTGATAGAAAATTTAATATAAATGATATAGAAAGTTTTTTTTATAAATTACCTGAAAACTATAAGATATTATCTATCCAAAATAGTTTACAGTTAAAACAGCTTGAAATATTTAAAAAAATTGTTCAATTACAATATGAAATTATAAAATCTAGTAGCTATTTTAAACCTGATTTGGGTTTAAGAGTTGAGATTTCTTATAATGGTCCAAGAATACCATTGGTTGAGATAGGATGGTATACTTCAAATGATTTCAATATAACAATTTCTCTTGGAATATCTATGTTAATTTATGATGCAGGAACTTTAGATTATAAAATTAAACAGGCTAGAAATGAAATTGAAAAGGTAATTGGGCAGCTTGAATATTCTAATCAATATATAATAAATTTTCTTGAGTCTTTAATTTATAAGTTAGAAATAAATAAAATGAAAATTTATTATTATTTTTCTAAAATTATTGCAGATATAGAATTGATAAAATCAAAAGAGTTTGCATTTCAACAAGGAGAACTAAATGAAATTGATTTTTTAAAATATAAAATGGCTCTTTGTTTAGATAATATATCTTTTTATTTAGAATTAATGGATTACTATTTGAATTATTTTAACCTTGAAGCTTTTCTCTACATAGAAAACTAA
- a CDS encoding DUF4147 domain-containing protein, with protein sequence MKIKIKKYIKKNSIKKLKTIRKDILESLNFGLKSIDPINLLNNFIDEKRNILKIDSKYIKLENFKNIYLISTGKAAIKMGISIINKLKIKEGLIVSNEKINNLEKKIIHIIKENHNNGIFNIKLIKENIKKINYINGGHPLPDENSVIAGNNILKIINKLEEDDLLIFLLSGGSSSITEVPLIPLDILKKLTIDLLKSGADIYELNTIRKHLSKLKGGKLLKIAKSTIISFILSDVPGDNLQIIGSGPTYFDNSNLINAYSILKKYNLDKKYKEVYLFFNNKINNENFETLKEEEYNILVSQNKLYNILIASNSYCCYNISEYLLNKNYNIIQINEPLSGNVKKISNLILNILYYLINNKIENNNNIFLNFYGKILEKNIKTDFPIAIIWGGELTVKIKGKSGIGGRNQHFVLSFLNNIIKSRNIKYLDLLYIPSFKFNKKNNKNNESNLYEKYLFCIVSFGTDGIDGVSKAAGAIADNWTLSYIYKNKIKIEKYINSFDSFNFFNKINDSIITGPTGTNVADVGILIIDKFLL encoded by the coding sequence ATGAAAATAAAAATTAAAAAATATATAAAAAAAAATTCAATAAAAAAATTAAAAACTATTAGAAAGGATATTCTGGAAAGTTTAAATTTTGGATTAAAAAGTATTGATCCTATTAATTTATTAAATAATTTTATAGACGAAAAAAGGAATATATTAAAAATTGATTCAAAATATATAAAATTAGAAAATTTCAAAAATATCTACTTAATTTCAACCGGAAAAGCAGCTATTAAAATGGGTATTTCTATAATTAACAAACTTAAAATAAAAGAAGGATTAATTGTATCAAATGAAAAAATCAATAATTTAGAAAAAAAGATAATTCATATAATTAAAGAAAATCATAATAATGGAATTTTTAACATTAAACTTATTAAGGAAAATATTAAAAAAATAAATTATATAAATGGAGGACACCCTTTACCTGATGAAAATTCTGTTATAGCAGGCAATAACATTTTAAAAATTATTAATAAATTAGAAGAAGATGATTTACTTATATTTCTTTTATCAGGAGGAAGTTCTTCTATAACAGAAGTTCCTTTAATACCTCTTGATATCTTAAAAAAATTAACTATCGATTTATTAAAAAGTGGAGCTGATATTTACGAATTAAATACTATTAGAAAGCATCTATCAAAATTAAAAGGAGGAAAATTACTTAAAATAGCAAAGTCTACAATTATTTCTTTTATTCTTTCTGATGTACCAGGGGACAACCTTCAGATTATAGGGTCGGGCCCAACTTATTTTGATAATTCAAACTTAATCAATGCTTATTCTATACTCAAAAAATATAATTTGGATAAAAAATATAAAGAAGTATATCTATTTTTTAATAATAAAATTAATAATGAAAATTTTGAAACTTTAAAAGAAGAAGAATACAATATTTTAGTTTCACAAAATAAACTCTACAATATTTTAATAGCCTCTAATTCTTATTGTTGTTATAATATATCAGAATACTTATTAAATAAAAATTATAATATAATCCAAATTAATGAACCTTTATCAGGGAATGTTAAAAAAATTTCTAATTTAATCTTAAATATTCTTTATTATTTAATAAATAATAAAATTGAAAATAACAATAATATTTTTTTAAATTTTTATGGTAAGATTTTAGAAAAAAATATAAAAACTGATTTTCCTATTGCAATAATTTGGGGAGGTGAATTAACAGTAAAAATTAAAGGTAAAAGTGGAATTGGGGGAAGAAATCAGCATTTTGTTCTATCTTTTTTAAATAACATTATAAAATCAAGAAATATTAAATATTTAGATTTACTATATATTCCAAGTTTTAAATTTAATAAAAAAAATAATAAAAATAATGAATCAAATTTATATGAAAAATATTTATTTTGTATTGTAAGTTTTGGAACTGATGGTATTGATGGAGTTTCAAAAGCTGCTGGAGCAATCGCTGATAATTGGACTTTAAGCTATATTTATAAAAATAAGATCAAAATAGAAAAATATATTAATTCTTTTGATTCATTTAATTTTTTTAATAAGATAAATGATTCTATAATAACAGGTCCCACAGGAACAAATGTTGCAGATGTTGGAATTTTAATAATAGATAAATTCTTATTATAA
- a CDS encoding site-specific DNA-methyltransferase, giving the protein MNKNKYRAPRNRTLFLSKEEENFYSSKILYINDYDLNSNGRKNNRFYLEDILNKTICADFFKVIEYFPYEVFDLIILDPPYNISKKFDKFEFKEIDELEYKNYFENIINKIFPLLKKTGSIYVCCEWKTSYAVYEVLKKYFKIRNRITWEREKGRGAKKNWKNCSEDIWFATKSNKYFFDVEKVKLKRKVIAPYRENGLPKDWIEVENHKYRLTYPSNLWSDITVPFWSMPENTDHPTQKPEKLIAKLILASTKEEDFVFDPFAGSGTTPVVCKKLGRNYCGIEINDYYAKITEKRLLMAENDKTIQGYYDGYFLERNMYNAFLRKLKIKDKN; this is encoded by the coding sequence ATGAATAAAAATAAATACAGAGCTCCAAGAAATAGAACTCTTTTTTTATCAAAAGAAGAAGAAAATTTTTACTCTTCTAAAATCTTATATATCAATGATTATGACTTGAACTCAAATGGAAGAAAAAATAATAGATTTTATTTAGAGGATATTTTAAATAAAACCATATGTGCTGATTTTTTCAAAGTTATAGAATATTTTCCATATGAAGTATTTGATTTAATTATACTCGATCCACCATATAATATCTCGAAAAAATTTGATAAATTTGAATTTAAAGAGATAGATGAACTTGAGTATAAAAATTATTTTGAAAATATTATAAATAAAATATTTCCTCTCTTAAAAAAAACTGGTTCAATCTATGTATGTTGTGAATGGAAAACTTCTTATGCAGTTTATGAAGTCCTGAAGAAATATTTTAAAATCAGAAATAGGATTACATGGGAAAGAGAAAAAGGTAGAGGAGCAAAAAAAAATTGGAAAAACTGTTCTGAAGATATATGGTTTGCTACAAAATCTAACAAATATTTTTTTGATGTTGAAAAAGTTAAATTAAAAAGAAAAGTAATAGCTCCATATAGAGAAAATGGATTACCAAAAGATTGGATAGAGGTTGAAAATCACAAATATCGATTAACTTATCCTTCTAACTTATGGTCTGATATTACGGTACCATTCTGGAGTATGCCTGAAAATACTGATCATCCAACTCAAAAACCAGAAAAACTTATTGCAAAACTTATCTTAGCATCTACAAAAGAAGAGGATTTTGTATTTGACCCATTTGCTGGTTCTGGAACTACTCCTGTTGTTTGTAAAAAACTTGGAAGAAATTATTGTGGCATTGAAATTAATGATTATTATGCTAAAATTACTGAAAAAAGACTGCTAATGGCTGAAAATGATAAAACGATACAAGGTTATTATGATGGATATTTTTTAGAAAGAAATATGTATAATGCTTTTTTAAGAAAATTAAAAATAAAAGATAAAAATTAG
- a CDS encoding thioredoxin family protein — protein sequence MKIQILGKGCINCQKLEENAKKAVEELGIDAEFEKISNIDRIIEMGVLRTPGFAIDGEVKSSGKVLSKNEIIELIKKEIRK from the coding sequence ATGAAAATTCAAATACTTGGCAAGGGTTGCATAAATTGTCAGAAATTGGAAGAAAATGCAAAAAAAGCAGTTGAGGAATTAGGCATTGATGCAGAATTTGAAAAAATATCAAATATTGATAGAATAATTGAAATGGGGGTTTTAAGAACACCAGGATTTGCTATAGATGGAGAAGTAAAAAGTTCAGGCAAAGTGTTAAGTAAAAATGAGATTATAGAATTAATAAAGAAAGAGATAAGGAAATAG
- a CDS encoding carboxypeptidase-like regulatory domain-containing protein: MLNYIKNIIKKYFKDKINLIKKILSYLFYNIKKIIVFYLLLNFFILFSCSSVFRASLTGKYIDSETGNGINDGYVFLYTEENNFKEDWNNYQKNSNYLIFFNNCFTSITTSNQGNESGVFNFNAIVWKTLFPNFGKDADIMDIILVFYHEDYGVSYTRHRIISDSTTRIPPIKVERIKNSAIIRGKIIDISSGEGIPNVSVNIYVPESWSFDVNGDPIVNDSNFNNKPTYTVLTDSNGNYSIKISFPKVPNLKDDKKKTKVRVLISLTDYETSSNIDSNLTDNTSWDPDGNGIYEDYYQSFVINKDATVQLPPLKMRKLIFTESINGVVKLSGSGVNGYKVKITYKTRNNEQTSKTTRTYTFYPNNQTSIPGYFEIQNIELYPDGVEGNQNYQDIKIEVYDSMNNLKTTINNFRIYENADNYIEINI; this comes from the coding sequence ATGTTAAATTATATAAAAAATATTATTAAAAAGTACTTTAAAGATAAAATTAATTTAATAAAAAAAATATTAAGTTATTTATTTTATAATATTAAGAAAATAATAGTTTTTTATCTTTTACTTAATTTTTTTATATTATTTTCATGTTCAAGTGTTTTTAGGGCATCTTTAACAGGAAAATATATTGATTCTGAAACAGGGAATGGAATAAATGATGGTTATGTATTTCTATATACTGAAGAAAATAATTTTAAGGAAGATTGGAATAATTATCAAAAAAATTCAAATTATTTAATTTTTTTCAATAATTGTTTTACATCAATTACAACTTCAAATCAAGGTAATGAAAGTGGAGTATTTAATTTTAATGCAATAGTTTGGAAGACTTTATTTCCTAATTTTGGAAAAGATGCTGATATAATGGATATAATATTAGTTTTTTATCACGAAGACTATGGAGTTTCTTATACGAGACACAGGATTATTTCGGATTCAACTACTAGAATTCCTCCAATTAAAGTTGAAAGAATAAAAAATAGCGCAATAATTAGAGGTAAAATAATAGATATATCCAGTGGAGAAGGAATACCAAATGTAAGTGTTAATATATATGTTCCTGAAAGTTGGTCCTTTGATGTAAATGGTGATCCAATTGTTAATGATTCTAATTTTAACAACAAACCAACCTATACTGTTTTAACAGATTCAAATGGAAATTATTCTATAAAAATATCATTTCCAAAAGTTCCTAATTTGAAGGATGATAAAAAGAAGACTAAAGTAAGAGTTTTGATTTCTTTAACTGATTATGAAACCTCGTCAAATATAGATTCAAATCTAACTGATAATACCAGTTGGGATCCTGATGGAAATGGAATTTATGAAGATTATTATCAAAGTTTTGTTATTAATAAAGATGCTACAGTTCAATTACCTCCTCTTAAAATGAGGAAATTAATTTTTACAGAGTCAATTAATGGAGTTGTAAAATTATCAGGAAGTGGTGTAAATGGTTATAAAGTTAAAATAACTTATAAAACAAGAAATAATGAACAAACATCGAAAACAACAAGAACATATACTTTTTATCCTAATAATCAAACATCTATTCCAGGTTACTTTGAAATTCAAAATATTGAGCTTTATCCTGATGGAGTCGAGGGAAATCAAAATTATCAAGATATTAAAATAGAGGTTTATGATTCTATGAACAATTTAAAAACAACAATAAATAATTTCAGAATATATGAAAATGCTGATAATTATATAGAAATAAATATATAA
- a CDS encoding permease, translating into MFLKENENKRTFFYLFIFFILYFLPPGNKIIHSAILESFEMLLDYAKSHVLFCLIPAFFIAGAISVFINQNAILKYLGPNANKFISYTIASISGSILAVCSCTVLPLFKGIYKKGAGLGPAISFLYSGPAINILAMILSLKVLGFKLGVARIIGAIIFAFVIGIVMHLLFKKEDEVRFKDEKMFKFEISESRKLWQQIIFMVVMILILIFLNWAPSKGTLPVWDIIYKNKWIISGILLLILFLILGLWFKKDELNNWVFVTRDFALQIVPLLFFGILIAGFLLGRPGHMALIPNEWIIKLVGGNSLFSNFFASLSGALMYFATLTEIPILQGLIGAGMGYGPALALLLAGPSLSLPSIIVIWGELGAKKTLAYIFLVILMSTIVGWIVGMIIF; encoded by the coding sequence ATGTTTTTAAAAGAAAATGAAAATAAAAGAACTTTTTTTTATCTATTTATATTTTTTATACTATATTTTCTACCTCCTGGAAATAAAATTATTCATAGTGCAATATTAGAGTCATTTGAAATGTTACTTGATTATGCAAAGTCGCATGTTTTATTTTGTTTAATACCCGCTTTTTTTATTGCTGGAGCTATAAGTGTTTTTATAAATCAAAATGCTATATTAAAATATCTTGGCCCAAATGCAAATAAGTTTATATCCTATACAATTGCTTCAATATCAGGAAGTATTTTAGCAGTTTGTTCATGTACAGTTCTACCCCTTTTTAAAGGTATCTATAAAAAAGGTGCGGGTTTAGGTCCTGCTATATCTTTTTTATATTCAGGTCCAGCAATAAATATCCTTGCTATGATATTATCATTAAAAGTATTAGGATTTAAGCTTGGAGTTGCAAGGATTATTGGAGCTATAATTTTTGCCTTTGTTATAGGAATAGTAATGCATCTTTTATTTAAAAAAGAAGATGAAGTTAGATTTAAAGATGAAAAAATGTTTAAATTTGAAATCTCAGAATCTAGAAAATTGTGGCAACAAATTATTTTTATGGTTGTGATGATCCTAATTTTAATTTTTTTAAATTGGGCACCAAGTAAAGGCACCCTTCCTGTTTGGGATATTATTTATAAAAATAAATGGATAATTTCTGGTATTTTATTATTAATATTATTTTTAATATTAGGCCTTTGGTTTAAAAAAGATGAACTAAATAATTGGGTTTTCGTAACGAGAGATTTTGCTTTACAAATTGTCCCTCTTTTATTTTTTGGAATATTAATAGCAGGTTTTTTGCTTGGTAGGCCAGGACATATGGCTTTGATTCCAAATGAATGGATAATAAAGCTTGTAGGTGGCAATAGTTTATTTTCAAATTTTTTTGCAAGTTTATCAGGTGCATTAATGTATTTTGCAACTTTAACAGAAATTCCAATTTTGCAGGGATTGATCGGTGCAGGTATGGGTTACGGGCCTGCATTAGCTTTATTGCTTGCTGGACCATCATTATCATTACCTTCTATAATTGTAATATGGGGAGAGCTTGGTGCAAAAAAAACTTTAGCTTATATCTTTTTAGTTATTTTGATGTCTACTATTGTTGGTTGGATAGTGGGAATGATCATTTTTTAA